One segment of Streptosporangium brasiliense DNA contains the following:
- the kdpA gene encoding potassium-transporting ATPase subunit KdpA, which produces MSTTAAGAVFIVSLIAALALVHRPFGDYMHRTYTTTRHNIVERGIYRLLGVRADAEQSWPVYARSLLAFSVISVLSVYGMQRLQDKLPLSVGMEPVTDHIAWNTAISFVTNTNWQAYSGESTMGHLVQMGALAVQNFVSAAVGMAVAIALVRGFARRRSDTIGNFWVDLVRGTVRILLPIAFVGALVLVAGGLIQNFSGLHEVTTLTGGTQSITGGPVASQEVIKELGTNGGGFYNTNSAHPFENATAWTNWFEIFLILVIPFSLTRTFGRMVGQVRQGYAILAVMATIAVVSVTLTNVFELQGAATVPQAVGAAMEGKEVRFGVANSATFAASTTLTSTGAVNSFHDSYTPFGGMMTLFNMMLGEVAPGGVGAGLYGMLVLATITVFVAGLMVGRTPEYLGKKIGAREIKLASLYFLVTPVLVLVGTAVAMGNEAGLAAMLNSGPHGFSEILYAFTSASNNNGSAFGGVTVNTPWYDVALGLCMAFGRFLPIVFVLALAGSLAGQTPVPESAGTLPTHRPQFVGMVVGVTIILVALTFLPALALGPIAEGLS; this is translated from the coding sequence ATGAGTACGACCGCGGCCGGGGCCGTCTTCATCGTCTCTTTGATCGCCGCGCTGGCCCTGGTGCACAGGCCCTTCGGCGACTACATGCACCGGACTTACACGACCACCAGGCACAACATCGTCGAACGCGGCATCTACCGGCTGCTCGGCGTGCGTGCCGACGCCGAGCAGAGCTGGCCGGTATACGCGCGCAGCCTGCTGGCCTTCTCGGTCATCTCGGTCCTGTCGGTGTACGGCATGCAGCGGCTGCAGGACAAACTGCCGCTGAGCGTGGGCATGGAGCCGGTGACCGACCACATCGCGTGGAACACCGCGATCAGCTTCGTCACCAACACCAACTGGCAGGCCTATTCCGGCGAGAGCACCATGGGCCACCTGGTCCAGATGGGTGCCCTGGCCGTGCAGAACTTCGTGTCCGCGGCGGTCGGCATGGCGGTGGCGATCGCGCTGGTGCGCGGGTTCGCGCGGCGCAGGTCCGACACCATCGGCAACTTCTGGGTGGACCTGGTCCGCGGCACCGTCCGGATCCTGCTGCCGATCGCCTTCGTCGGCGCGCTGGTGCTGGTGGCCGGCGGGCTGATCCAGAACTTCTCCGGTCTGCACGAGGTGACCACACTGACCGGCGGCACGCAGTCGATCACCGGCGGTCCCGTGGCCAGCCAGGAGGTCATCAAGGAGCTGGGCACCAACGGCGGCGGCTTCTACAACACCAACTCGGCCCACCCGTTCGAGAACGCCACGGCGTGGACGAACTGGTTCGAGATCTTCCTGATCCTCGTCATCCCGTTCTCGCTGACGCGCACCTTCGGCAGGATGGTCGGCCAGGTCCGCCAGGGCTACGCGATCCTCGCCGTGATGGCCACGATCGCCGTCGTCAGCGTCACGCTCACCAACGTCTTCGAGCTGCAGGGCGCGGCCACCGTCCCGCAGGCGGTCGGCGCGGCCATGGAGGGCAAGGAGGTCCGCTTCGGCGTCGCCAACTCGGCCACCTTCGCCGCCTCGACCACGCTCACCAGCACCGGCGCCGTGAACTCCTTCCACGACTCCTACACCCCGTTCGGCGGCATGATGACGCTGTTCAACATGATGCTGGGCGAGGTCGCCCCCGGCGGTGTCGGCGCCGGCCTGTACGGCATGCTCGTCCTGGCCACGATCACCGTGTTCGTCGCCGGACTCATGGTCGGCCGGACCCCGGAGTACCTCGGCAAGAAGATCGGCGCCCGCGAGATCAAGCTGGCCTCGCTGTACTTCCTGGTCACCCCCGTCCTGGTGCTGGTCGGCACGGCCGTCGCGATGGGCAACGAGGCGGGCCTGGCGGCCATGCTGAACAGCGGGCCGCACGGTTTCTCCGAGATCCTCTACGCCTTCACCAGCGCTTCCAACAACAACGGCTCGGCCTTCGGCGGGGTCACCGTCAACACCCCGTGGTATGACGTGGCGCTCGGCCTGTGCATGGCGTTCGGCCGGTTCCTGCCGATCGTCTTCGTACTCGCCCTGGCCGGCTCGCTGGCCGGGCAGACACCCGTGCCCGAGTCGGCGGGCACGCTGCCGACCCACCGGCCGCAGTTCGTCGGCATGGTCGTCGGCGTGACGATCATCCTGGTCGCGCTCACGTTCCTCCCGGCGCTCGCGCTCGGCCCCATCGCAGAAGGACTGTCCTGA
- the kdpF gene encoding K(+)-transporting ATPase subunit F, translating to MSAINATGLAVAVGLVIFMVAALLFPERF from the coding sequence GTGAGCGCGATCAACGCCACCGGTCTCGCAGTGGCCGTCGGCCTGGTGATCTTCATGGTCGCGGCCCTGCTCTTCCCGGAGCGTTTCTGA
- a CDS encoding APC family permease: MSIVKSPATSKEPPDSGGERHRLTVTGGLAALSLDAMASVAYGPEAIVLVLAVAGGAGLGFTIPVTLTIAALLGVLTFSYRQVIAAFPAGGGAYGVAKAYLGRRAGLVAGASLVIDYVLNVAVSVAAGVAALTSAFPELLPYTVWVCLAVLALVTAVNLRGIAHSARAFIVPTAVYVGAILLVIVVGLVRSEPAVDLQHQVSNLETVGVLLLLKAFANGCASLTGVEAIANAVPSFKKPRVRRAQHAEVALGGLLAVMLLGIAALIEKFAIVPADGGTVLAQVTRASLGDGPLFYLVQFATVVLLALAANTSFGGLPVLAQLLARDNNLPHFFALRADRQVHRYGILFLAVTSAVLLVVARGEMNLLVPLFAIGVFVGFTLSQVGMVRHWLADRPAGWRWRAALNGFGALLTFVAAVVVTVSKFSEGGWLIVVALPLLVTGMGWINRSYARIGERLELGKTPMPPRPRRSLAVVPVHAVTRLTRDALSAALSLGDRVVAVNVTHPEDERQARAFVEEWDRWDPGVELVQLFDAHRRLDVPLLTYLAQVPEPHVFVLIAEVEPEHAWQRMLQNQRGAVLARTLRRRTDAVVCRMRFRVSGEAGSDRRPAALGSI; the protein is encoded by the coding sequence ATGTCCATTGTGAAATCTCCAGCCACGTCCAAGGAGCCTCCGGATAGCGGCGGTGAGCGGCATCGGCTGACCGTCACCGGCGGCCTGGCCGCGCTGTCGCTGGACGCGATGGCGTCGGTGGCTTACGGCCCGGAGGCGATCGTCCTCGTGCTCGCCGTCGCGGGCGGTGCTGGTCTCGGGTTCACCATCCCGGTCACGCTCACCATCGCCGCCCTGCTGGGCGTGCTGACCTTCTCCTACCGGCAGGTCATCGCCGCCTTCCCCGCGGGCGGCGGCGCATACGGGGTGGCCAAGGCCTACCTCGGGCGGCGGGCCGGCCTGGTCGCCGGGGCCTCGCTGGTCATCGACTACGTGCTCAACGTCGCCGTCTCGGTGGCCGCGGGCGTGGCCGCGCTGACGTCGGCCTTCCCGGAGCTGCTGCCGTACACGGTGTGGGTGTGCCTGGCCGTGCTGGCGCTGGTGACCGCGGTCAACCTGCGCGGGATCGCGCACAGCGCCCGCGCGTTCATCGTCCCCACCGCCGTCTACGTCGGTGCGATCCTGCTCGTCATCGTGGTCGGGCTGGTGCGCAGCGAGCCGGCCGTCGACCTCCAGCACCAGGTGAGCAACCTGGAGACGGTCGGGGTGCTGTTGCTGCTGAAGGCGTTCGCGAACGGCTGCGCCTCCCTGACCGGCGTGGAGGCGATCGCCAACGCCGTGCCGTCGTTCAAGAAGCCCCGGGTACGGCGGGCGCAGCACGCCGAGGTCGCGCTCGGCGGCTTGCTGGCGGTCATGTTGCTGGGCATCGCCGCACTGATCGAGAAGTTCGCCATCGTCCCGGCGGACGGGGGGACCGTGCTGGCACAGGTCACTCGGGCGTCGTTGGGCGACGGGCCGCTGTTCTACCTGGTGCAGTTCGCCACCGTGGTGCTGCTGGCGCTGGCCGCCAACACCTCCTTCGGTGGGCTGCCGGTGCTGGCCCAGCTGCTGGCCCGCGACAATAACCTGCCGCATTTCTTCGCCCTGCGCGCCGATCGGCAGGTGCACCGCTACGGCATCCTGTTCCTGGCTGTGACCAGCGCGGTGCTGCTGGTCGTGGCCCGTGGGGAGATGAACCTGCTGGTGCCGTTGTTCGCGATCGGGGTGTTCGTCGGGTTCACGCTGTCGCAGGTGGGCATGGTCCGGCACTGGCTGGCCGACCGGCCCGCCGGGTGGCGGTGGCGGGCGGCGCTGAACGGGTTCGGCGCGCTGCTGACGTTCGTGGCGGCGGTCGTGGTGACGGTGTCGAAGTTCAGCGAGGGCGGCTGGCTGATCGTGGTGGCGCTGCCGCTGCTGGTGACGGGCATGGGGTGGATCAACCGGTCGTACGCGCGCATCGGGGAGCGGCTGGAGCTGGGCAAGACGCCGATGCCGCCGCGGCCGCGGCGCTCGCTGGCGGTGGTGCCGGTCCACGCGGTCACCCGGCTGACCCGTGACGCTCTGTCGGCTGCGCTGTCACTCGGGGATCGGGTGGTGGCCGTGAACGTCACCCACCCCGAGGACGAGCGGCAGGCGCGGGCGTTCGTCGAGGAGTGGGACCGCTGGGACCCCGGCGTGGAGCTGGTGCAGCTCTTCGACGCCCACCGGCGGCTGGACGTGCCGTTGCTGACCTACCTGGCACAGGTGCCCGAGCCGCACGTGTTCGTGCTCATCGCCGAGGTCGAGCCGGAACACGCCTGGCAGCGGATGCTGCAGAACCAGCGCGGTGCCGTGCTGGCCAGGACGCTACGCAGGCGCACCGACGCGGTGGTGTGCCGGATGCGTTTCCGAGTGTCCGGGGAAGCCGGAAGCGACCGGCGGCCGGCTGCCTTGGGATCCATCTGA
- a CDS encoding YbaB/EbfC family nucleoid-associated protein, which yields MATAHAESKDGWVSVEYNTAVGVQDLRLDPRAMRMDSAGLAATILALIRQAREQAEAEDRRRAEELLGTDNGLFADRQFIGDQLRHATGTLQQNLEQASATIDRIRALLRP from the coding sequence ATGGCGACCGCCCACGCCGAGTCCAAGGACGGCTGGGTGAGCGTCGAATACAACACTGCGGTCGGCGTACAGGACCTCCGGCTCGACCCACGTGCCATGCGCATGGACTCGGCCGGGCTCGCCGCCACGATCCTCGCCCTGATCCGCCAGGCCAGGGAGCAGGCTGAGGCCGAAGACCGCAGGAGGGCCGAGGAGCTCCTGGGCACCGACAATGGGCTCTTCGCCGACCGGCAGTTCATCGGCGACCAGCTCCGCCACGCCACCGGCACGCTCCAGCAGAACCTGGAACAGGCGAGCGCGACGATCGATCGGATACGCGCGCTGCTGCGTCCCTGA
- a CDS encoding CocE/NonD family hydrolase: MSNSRRRGFLAAVVIAIPLVIAAAPAASATAEPKIEVSGGVTQPVFSYKDAIREHVRVQSPVDSDGDGKKDLVRVDIIRPKESDSGLKVPVIMHESPYYDVPGVGYENEHKKYDVNGNVTKFPMYWDNYFVPRGYAFVSVDMLGTRLSDGCPTTYGASDVLGGKAVVDWLNGRATAYDDKGDPVEATWTTGRTGMIGHSYEGALGAGVAGTGVQGLETIVNIAGYTSGYETSRNNGTLTWYKGGQEELAQRVDLDPDEKCAAVHQRLREGADDATGNYNAYWHERNYRTGPISKARNVRASVFSVMGMQDRNVVGSQFSEWWAKLPRTVQRKAWVTQYGHLDPFWARREVWLDTLHQWFDHELMGVPNDIMRRPRVDVQLGPDRWITQADWPAPTRTTTLRPQQDGSLGRKPSTGTGSYLDTAQTEIAMATDPATTNPNRLAFLTPPLKSAMRLSGTPSVSLRLKLDKPTANLGVLLVDYGTDTRINYRERGATSAEGLKFIGGEDCVGQSTADDDGCYLRAGDNTATSGFNVVTRGILDAQNHKSLSRQAPLTPGKSYQITWKMLPQDYEFKVGHRLGLILTGANDDFNLDVTGNGTGDDVEPGTGAEVTADLAGTSISLPLVTGTSIE, from the coding sequence ATGTCCAACTCCCGACGCCGGGGGTTCCTCGCCGCAGTCGTAATCGCGATCCCGCTCGTGATCGCCGCTGCTCCCGCCGCGTCCGCGACGGCGGAGCCGAAGATTGAAGTCTCCGGCGGAGTGACGCAGCCGGTCTTCTCCTACAAGGACGCCATCCGCGAGCACGTCCGGGTGCAGTCGCCGGTCGACAGTGACGGCGATGGCAAGAAGGATCTGGTCCGGGTGGACATCATCCGGCCGAAGGAGTCCGATTCCGGGCTCAAGGTCCCGGTGATCATGCACGAAAGCCCGTACTACGACGTACCAGGCGTCGGCTACGAGAACGAACACAAGAAATACGACGTGAACGGGAACGTGACGAAGTTCCCGATGTATTGGGACAACTACTTCGTGCCGCGCGGATACGCGTTCGTGTCCGTCGACATGCTCGGCACCAGGCTGTCCGATGGTTGCCCGACCACCTACGGCGCCTCCGACGTGCTGGGCGGCAAGGCGGTCGTCGACTGGCTGAACGGCCGGGCGACCGCCTATGACGACAAGGGCGATCCGGTCGAAGCCACCTGGACCACCGGACGCACCGGGATGATCGGCCATTCCTATGAGGGAGCGCTCGGCGCCGGCGTGGCCGGCACCGGCGTGCAAGGGCTGGAGACGATCGTGAACATCGCGGGCTATACCAGCGGATACGAGACATCGCGCAACAATGGCACCCTCACCTGGTACAAGGGCGGCCAGGAAGAGCTGGCCCAGCGGGTCGACCTCGATCCGGACGAGAAATGCGCGGCGGTGCACCAGCGCCTGCGCGAGGGCGCGGACGACGCCACCGGCAACTACAACGCCTACTGGCACGAACGCAACTACCGGACCGGGCCGATCTCGAAGGCGCGCAACGTCCGCGCCAGCGTCTTCTCGGTGATGGGCATGCAGGACCGGAACGTTGTGGGCAGCCAGTTCTCCGAGTGGTGGGCCAAGCTGCCCCGCACCGTGCAGCGCAAGGCGTGGGTGACCCAGTACGGGCACCTCGACCCGTTCTGGGCCCGCCGCGAGGTGTGGCTCGACACCCTGCACCAGTGGTTCGACCACGAACTCATGGGTGTCCCCAACGACATCATGCGCCGGCCCCGCGTCGACGTGCAGCTCGGCCCGGACCGGTGGATCACCCAGGCCGACTGGCCTGCACCAACGCGGACGACGACCTTGCGGCCGCAGCAGGACGGCTCCCTGGGCCGCAAGCCCTCGACCGGCACCGGCAGCTACCTCGACACCGCCCAGACCGAGATCGCGATGGCCACCGACCCCGCCACCACCAACCCCAACCGGCTGGCCTTCCTGACCCCGCCGCTGAAGAGCGCGATGCGGCTGTCCGGAACACCGTCGGTGAGCCTGCGCCTCAAGCTGGACAAGCCGACCGCCAACCTGGGCGTCCTGCTCGTCGACTACGGCACCGACACCCGCATCAACTACCGCGAACGCGGCGCGACGTCCGCGGAAGGCCTCAAGTTCATCGGCGGCGAAGACTGCGTCGGCCAGAGCACGGCCGATGACGACGGCTGCTACCTCAGGGCCGGCGACAACACGGCGACCTCCGGCTTCAACGTGGTCACCCGCGGAATCCTGGACGCGCAGAACCACAAGTCGCTCAGCCGCCAGGCACCGCTGACGCCGGGCAAGTCCTACCAGATCACCTGGAAGATGCTGCCGCAGGACTACGAGTTCAAGGTCGGACACCGGCTGGGCCTGATACTGACCGGCGCAAACGACGACTTCAACCTCGACGTGACCGGCAATGGCACCGGCGACGATGTCGAACCCGGCACCGGGGCCGAGGTCACCGCCGACCTGGCTGGCACGTCGATTTCGCTGCCGCTGGTCACCGGCACGTCCATCGAGTAA
- a CDS encoding serine hydrolase domain-containing protein → MKTQSPSAITATKARVFGVHQHPVIRGKVFRRVAVTALAAALLAGASTPGMAAADSRAVSKAAAVGQDRPELRKAIQAFVDSGLAAGMQMRVNDERGEWVGSAGVRKLGTSAKPPTGGHFRIGSTTKNFTATLALKLVDAGEVKLDAPVADYLPQYELDRRITVRMLLQHTSGLFDYSFDVGPDGKPVSLISWQGKEWVAKRFHTYTDDELVRLALSKPSKFDPGTGWSYSNTNYVLVKLLIEKVTGHSYAVEMKRRILGPLKLQHTVVPGVRSGMPAPYAHAYYRYQDAAGRWKVIDVTRQNPSWISAAGEIISTTEDLHTFFSALNDGTLISAELLAEMRRPHPNSAGLFGSYGLGLYVQDTGPKCDGIILNHNGSSNGYGALMFSTPDGKKTLTASITTGDAAVDVATEFPKALNNLVMTVFCDGQARSADAAEPAH, encoded by the coding sequence ATGAAAACCCAATCCCCATCAGCGATCACGGCGACCAAGGCGCGCGTCTTCGGCGTGCACCAACACCCGGTCATCCGCGGCAAGGTCTTCCGGCGAGTGGCGGTCACGGCGCTGGCGGCCGCGCTGCTCGCCGGGGCGTCCACCCCCGGGATGGCCGCCGCCGACAGCAGGGCCGTGTCGAAGGCCGCTGCTGTCGGGCAGGATCGTCCGGAGCTGCGGAAGGCCATCCAGGCGTTCGTCGATTCCGGTCTCGCCGCCGGGATGCAGATGCGCGTGAACGATGAGCGAGGCGAGTGGGTCGGCAGCGCCGGGGTGCGCAAGCTGGGCACGAGCGCCAAGCCGCCGACGGGCGGGCACTTCCGGATCGGCAGCACCACCAAGAACTTCACCGCGACCCTGGCGCTGAAACTGGTGGACGCCGGCGAGGTCAAGCTGGACGCCCCGGTGGCCGACTACCTGCCCCAGTACGAGCTGGACCGGCGGATCACGGTGCGGATGCTGCTGCAGCACACCAGCGGGCTGTTCGACTACAGCTTCGACGTCGGCCCCGACGGGAAGCCGGTGTCATTGATCTCCTGGCAGGGCAAGGAGTGGGTGGCCAAGCGGTTCCACACCTACACCGACGACGAGCTGGTACGGCTGGCGCTGTCCAAGCCGTCGAAGTTCGATCCGGGGACGGGCTGGAGCTATTCCAACACCAACTACGTGCTGGTCAAGCTGCTGATCGAGAAGGTCACCGGCCACTCCTACGCCGTGGAGATGAAGCGGCGGATCCTGGGGCCGCTCAAGCTGCAGCACACCGTGGTACCGGGCGTCCGCTCGGGTATGCCCGCGCCGTACGCCCACGCCTACTACCGCTACCAGGACGCCGCCGGCCGGTGGAAGGTGATCGACGTCACCCGCCAGAACCCCTCTTGGATCTCTGCCGCGGGCGAGATCATCTCGACCACCGAGGATCTCCACACGTTCTTCTCCGCGCTGAATGACGGCACGCTCATCTCGGCCGAGCTGCTGGCCGAGATGCGCAGGCCGCACCCGAACAGCGCCGGCCTCTTCGGCAGCTACGGCCTCGGGCTGTACGTGCAGGACACCGGTCCGAAGTGCGACGGCATCATCCTCAACCACAACGGCAGCAGCAACGGCTACGGGGCGCTGATGTTCAGCACGCCCGACGGCAAGAAGACCCTGACCGCCTCGATCACCACTGGCGACGCCGCCGTGGACGTGGCGACGGAGTTCCCGAAGGCGTTGAACAACCTCGTCATGACGGTGTTCTGCGACGGGCAGGCCAGGTCGGCTGACGCGGCCGAGCCGGCTCATTAG
- a CDS encoding cytochrome P450, which translates to MTESLHTLTAMPTARQSGCPFDPPKELIEAREHGPISRFPFPSGHQGWLVTGYDLVRSVLADQRFSSRKELMLHHPLVDYGDIEVPPAPPGEFLLMDEPQHSRYRKPLVGKFTVRRMRLLTERVEQITADHLDAMDKAGPTADLVTAFAKPIPSIVICELLGVPYEDRGRFQENIDTFLGGEVSDEELIAAYLATQEYLAELVAAKRANPTDDVLSDLLDSDLTDEELKGIALILLAAGFDTTANMLALGTFALLRNPDQLAALRTDPALTDQAVEELLRYLSVAKQFHRVALEDVELGGHTIEAGTTVILSLNTANRDPERFPDPHTLDLRRQNGGHLAFSHGIHQCLGQQLARVELRVALPALINRFPTLRLAVPAEEVSLRPETADIYGVKSLPVTWDA; encoded by the coding sequence ATGACTGAATCCCTTCACACCCTCACGGCGATGCCGACCGCGCGTCAGTCCGGCTGCCCCTTCGACCCGCCCAAGGAGCTGATCGAGGCCCGTGAGCACGGCCCGATCAGCCGCTTCCCCTTCCCCAGCGGTCACCAGGGCTGGCTGGTCACCGGATACGACCTGGTCCGGTCGGTCCTGGCCGACCAGCGCTTCAGCTCCCGCAAGGAGCTCATGCTCCACCACCCGCTGGTCGACTACGGCGACATCGAGGTCCCCCCGGCGCCGCCCGGCGAGTTCCTCCTCATGGACGAGCCGCAGCACAGCCGCTACCGCAAACCCCTGGTCGGCAAGTTCACCGTCCGACGGATGCGGCTGCTCACCGAACGCGTCGAGCAGATCACCGCCGACCACCTGGACGCCATGGACAAGGCCGGCCCGACGGCCGACCTGGTGACCGCGTTCGCCAAGCCCATCCCCTCCATCGTGATCTGCGAGCTGCTGGGCGTGCCGTACGAGGACCGGGGCCGCTTCCAGGAGAACATCGACACCTTCCTCGGCGGAGAAGTCAGCGACGAGGAGCTGATCGCGGCCTACCTGGCAACCCAGGAGTATCTCGCCGAGCTGGTGGCCGCCAAGCGCGCCAACCCCACCGACGACGTGCTCAGCGACCTGCTCGACAGCGACCTGACCGACGAGGAGCTCAAGGGCATCGCCCTGATCCTGCTGGCAGCCGGGTTCGACACCACCGCCAACATGCTGGCGCTGGGCACCTTCGCCCTCCTGCGGAACCCCGACCAGCTCGCCGCGCTGCGCACCGACCCCGCGCTCACCGACCAGGCCGTCGAAGAGCTGCTGCGGTATCTGAGCGTCGCCAAGCAGTTCCACCGGGTCGCGCTGGAGGACGTCGAGCTGGGCGGCCACACCATCGAGGCCGGCACGACGGTCATCCTGTCCCTCAACACCGCCAACCGCGACCCCGAACGCTTCCCCGACCCCCACACGCTCGACCTGCGCCGGCAGAACGGCGGCCACCTGGCCTTCAGCCACGGCATCCACCAGTGCCTGGGCCAGCAGCTCGCCCGCGTCGAGCTGCGCGTCGCGCTCCCCGCCCTGATCAACCGCTTCCCCACGCTACGCCTGGCCGTACCCGCCGAGGAGGTCAGCCTGCGCCCGGAGACCGCGGACATCTACGGAGTCAAGAGCCTCCCCGTCACCTGGGACGCCTGA
- a CDS encoding ATP-binding cassette domain-containing protein, which yields MTTQQAPAIQVRGLEKSYKELRVLRGVDFEVARGSIFALLGSNGAGKTTAVKILPFLSSAFVPTATMPGPVRAFAETSR from the coding sequence ATGACGACCCAGCAAGCCCCGGCGATCCAGGTGCGGGGTCTGGAGAAGTCCTACAAGGAGCTGCGCGTGCTGCGCGGCGTGGACTTCGAGGTGGCGCGGGGCAGCATCTTCGCCCTGCTCGGCTCCAACGGGGCGGGCAAGACCACCGCCGTGAAGATCCTGCCCTTCCTCAGCTCGGCGTTCGTGCCCACCGCCACCATGCCCGGCCCGGTGCGCGCCTTCGCCGAGACCAGCCGGTGA
- a CDS encoding DUF1048 domain-containing protein, whose product MATGSNEPKSRYLQYLEVVTGSLEEKKRYRHYKARIKQLPENYRIAVEAVERYLMHFGPADGAGAMAMYEDLADLFEQGAADGTPIRDIVGDDPIEFVEAFMANYPLGQYRARERNRFTNAIARAAGETTPPQDRTE is encoded by the coding sequence ATGGCCACAGGGTCGAACGAGCCGAAAAGCCGCTACCTGCAGTATCTGGAGGTGGTCACCGGGTCGCTGGAGGAGAAGAAGCGCTACCGGCACTACAAGGCGCGTATCAAGCAGCTTCCCGAGAACTACCGCATCGCGGTCGAAGCCGTGGAGCGCTACCTGATGCACTTCGGGCCGGCCGACGGCGCCGGCGCGATGGCGATGTACGAGGACCTCGCCGACCTGTTCGAGCAGGGCGCGGCCGACGGAACCCCGATCCGCGACATCGTCGGCGACGACCCCATCGAGTTCGTCGAGGCGTTCATGGCCAACTACCCCCTCGGCCAGTACCGGGCCCGCGAACGCAACCGCTTCACCAACGCCATCGCCCGCGCCGCCGGCGAAACCACCCCACCACAAGACAGGACAGAGTGA
- a CDS encoding PadR family transcriptional regulator, producing the protein MGKLATEMLKGTLEGIVLAILSSRPAYGYEITAQLRDQGFSDIAEGTVYALLVRIEQRGLVDVEKVPSEKGPPRKVYSLNDQGREYLEEFWRTWSFLAERLEQLREGGN; encoded by the coding sequence ATGGGCAAGCTCGCCACCGAGATGCTCAAGGGAACGCTGGAGGGCATCGTCCTGGCGATCCTGTCCAGCCGGCCCGCGTACGGCTACGAGATCACCGCGCAGCTGCGGGATCAGGGCTTCTCCGACATCGCCGAGGGCACCGTCTACGCGCTGCTGGTCAGGATCGAGCAGCGCGGCCTGGTCGACGTGGAGAAGGTCCCGTCGGAGAAGGGGCCGCCACGCAAGGTGTACTCCCTCAACGACCAGGGACGGGAGTACCTCGAAGAGTTCTGGCGAACCTGGAGCTTCCTGGCCGAGAGGCTCGAACAGCTCCGCGAAGGAGGCAATTAG
- a CDS encoding SAM-dependent methyltransferase yields the protein MNFDTARPHPARVYDWMIGGRENFPADREAAQRILELNPDARRSFVENRRFLGRVIGHLVDQGVRQFLDIGAGLPASGNVHEIAHAVAPDTRVVYVDHDEIVLAHARALMAGSDRVRIVGGDATRPREILDEPVVRDFIDWSQPVGLLMVALLHFVPDEADPARIVRTFRDALPDGSFLAISHGVVEGWEDRKEQIRKASQAYVRTRDEVADLFAGFELLEPGMVDLAFWRPTDPAPAPTGLYGGVGRLPSGV from the coding sequence GTGAACTTCGACACGGCCAGACCGCACCCGGCGCGCGTCTACGACTGGATGATCGGCGGCAGGGAGAACTTCCCCGCGGACCGCGAGGCCGCGCAGCGGATCCTGGAGCTCAACCCGGACGCGCGCAGGTCGTTCGTGGAGAACCGCCGCTTCCTCGGCCGGGTGATCGGCCACCTCGTGGACCAGGGGGTCCGCCAGTTCCTCGACATCGGGGCGGGCCTGCCGGCCAGCGGCAACGTCCATGAGATCGCCCACGCCGTCGCGCCCGACACCCGCGTCGTCTACGTCGACCACGACGAGATCGTGCTGGCGCACGCCCGCGCGCTCATGGCCGGCTCCGACCGGGTGCGCATCGTCGGCGGCGACGCCACGAGGCCGCGGGAGATCCTGGACGAGCCGGTGGTGCGGGACTTCATCGACTGGTCCCAGCCGGTCGGCCTGCTGATGGTGGCGCTGCTGCACTTCGTCCCCGACGAGGCCGACCCCGCGCGGATCGTGCGCACCTTCCGCGACGCCCTCCCCGACGGGAGCTTCCTGGCGATCTCCCACGGCGTGGTGGAGGGCTGGGAGGACCGCAAGGAGCAGATCCGCAAGGCGTCGCAGGCCTACGTGCGCACCCGCGACGAGGTCGCCGACCTGTTCGCCGGGTTCGAGCTGCTGGAGCCGGGCATGGTGGATCTGGCGTTCTGGCGTCCCACCGACCCCGCCCCCGCGCCCACGGGGCTGTACGGCGGGGTCGGCAGGCTCCCTAGCGGAGTTTGA